In the genome of Columba livia isolate bColLiv1 breed racing homer chromosome 10, bColLiv1.pat.W.v2, whole genome shotgun sequence, one region contains:
- the LOC135580408 gene encoding protein BTG1-like, which yields MRTEISTAAAFVTRLLRAAGGIGEEQLRCFRECLQEALREHYKHHWFPLVPSKGSGYRCIRINHKMDPLIGKAAGMIGLSHERLFQLLPSELTLWVDPFEVSYRIGEDGSICVLYESPQPGGKTSKPLESRSSCKEEWGIGRSSPSKNYSMMTVSS from the exons ATGAGGACCGAGATCTCCACGGCGGCGGCGTTCGTCACCCGCCTCCTGCGGGCCGCCGGCGGTATCGGCGAGGAGCAGCTGCGGTGCTTCCGGGAGTGCCTGCAGGAGGCGCTGCGCG AACACTACAAGCACCACTGGTTCCCCCTGGTGCCCTCCAAGGGTTCCGGGTACCGGTGCATTAGGATCAACCATAAGATGGACCCCTTGATAGGAAAGGCAGCGGGGATGATTGGACTGAGCCACGAGAGACTCTTCCAGCTCTTACCCAGCGAATTAACTCTCTGGGTCGACCCTTTCGAAGTGTCCTATCGCATAGGTGAAGATGGGTCTATCTGTGTCCTGTACGAAAGTCCACAGCCCGGTGGGAAGACGAGCAAACCGCTggagagcagaagcagctgtaaGGAGGAGTGGGGAATTGGGAGATCCAGCCCTTCCAAGAACTACAGCATGATGACGGTTTCTAGCTAA